One Tolypothrix bouteillei VB521301 DNA window includes the following coding sequences:
- a CDS encoding tetratricopeptide repeat protein, with protein sequence MNTTTVLESELNALIQLAINKYQSGQLDEAESIYRSIYEQLIQNKFENKISKDSLKKLHRVIILNFGDILQTQGKLTEATQVYQQYLKIDQTFADVYNNLGNIFQVQGQLESAKECYEKAIEIKPSLAEAYNNLGIILSEQDKLEDALQVYQQAIKIKPDWVDTYYNLGNLFQERGQLEAAMDSYQKALSIKPDYAPARFGLCMSQLPIIYSSVDELQFRLTQYQQHLQALADYYQLANPEERAATAKVIGYLQPFYLAYQGLNDRPLQQLYGKTICQIMESGYPQWTQPIPIPKIAANEKIRVGFVSGFFRYHSNWKIPIKGWVENLDKSEFELFGYYTGTKQDRETVEAAKAFDKFTQGPLVLEQWAEVIARDRLHILIFPEFGMEPMTVRLGCQRLAPIQMTSWGHPDTSGLPTIDYYLSSDLMEPQDAQDHYSEQLVRLPNLSIYYTPLDLQPLAVSKRDLGIEKDEIMFWCCQALYKYLPQHDDVFPRIAKALGRCKFVFIRRYVSEQVANVFCDRLRQAFENFDLNYQDYCTFVSSMEARKFAGTAAIADIFLDSIGWSGCNSTLEAIAHNVPVVTFPGDLMRGRHTMAILKMMGIEETIAATKEEYVKIAVLLGQDAQYRQYISQQIAENKHKLYNDLKPVRALEDFLFKVLNKPRRFSSQEVAEMFQLAVQHHQANRLAEAKHLYHQVLEKQPEHPETLYSLGIIAQQLGQLQTAEQWLNKASRVQPDSVKTWFSLGNLHFAQQQYSEAAIAYSQALALRPDSLPIYNNLGYALQQQGLFDEAVRYYQKALELKPDFIEAEANLGNALFAQGKLSSDEQTYYAQLNHKLGEIRERAGDLKTAEAYYRQARELAPEEGQYYINLGKIYQQQKDFSQAIAVYREGLKRLNPRYAEAVATYQSPETIPVTPPVTLGEVTVGAYQFPAIPPVANPEQPRPFWSVVIPVYNRIDYLLESLASVLMQWQGEEEMEILVMDNGSTPPLFEMVNSLGRGVIRYYRNPENLGVITNHNIGIALSRGRWIHVLHDDDCVLPGFYSRLQQNLEACPDSVGAAFTGFENINDKGQAIFTQQVYGEYRGIVHQDWLQKIGVSNPLNMPAVVIRRDAHERLGGFSPQLTYTPDWELYKRIASFYDWWYEPGILARYREHSNNITTNLLLTQNQGKDIRHAIEISDSYLPVSDRATITARSRSHYWDYYMKQAVFVLQANDVAGAFQMLHEALIIDSSSVAVAKLFTWLTQNETSLLGNEIASRLISLPLNESGAKV encoded by the coding sequence ATGAATACCACAACAGTTTTAGAATCCGAGTTAAACGCTCTCATTCAACTAGCTATAAATAAGTATCAGTCAGGTCAATTGGACGAGGCTGAGTCAATCTACAGATCGATATACGAGCAGTTAATACAAAATAAATTTGAAAATAAAATTTCCAAAGACTCCTTAAAAAAGTTACACCGTGTAATCATCCTAAACTTTGGAGATATTCTTCAGACTCAGGGAAAGTTAACCGAAGCAACTCAAGTCTATCAGCAATACCTCAAGATCGACCAAACCTTTGCTGATGTTTATAATAACTTGGGAAATATTTTTCAAGTACAGGGTCAATTAGAGTCAGCCAAAGAGTGCTACGAGAAAGCCATAGAAATTAAACCTAGCTTGGCTGAAGCATATAACAACTTGGGAATTATTCTTTCAGAACAAGATAAGTTGGAAGACGCTCTCCAAGTTTACCAGCAAGCTATAAAAATTAAGCCAGATTGGGTTGACACGTATTACAATTTGGGAAATCTTTTTCAAGAGCGAGGTCAGCTAGAAGCTGCGATGGATTCTTATCAGAAAGCCTTGAGCATTAAACCTGACTATGCTCCTGCTAGATTTGGCCTTTGTATGAGTCAGCTACCAATCATCTATTCTAGCGTTGATGAACTTCAGTTTAGGCTAACTCAGTATCAACAACATTTACAAGCGTTAGCTGATTACTATCAACTAGCCAACCCCGAAGAGCGAGCAGCAACAGCGAAGGTTATAGGTTACTTACAACCTTTTTATCTGGCTTATCAAGGCTTAAATGACCGACCATTACAGCAATTGTATGGAAAAACAATTTGTCAGATTATGGAAAGCGGTTATCCTCAGTGGACTCAACCAATTCCTATTCCTAAGATAGCAGCTAATGAAAAGATTCGAGTCGGTTTTGTTTCGGGGTTTTTTCGATATCATTCTAATTGGAAAATTCCAATTAAAGGGTGGGTAGAAAACCTTGATAAAAGTGAATTTGAACTGTTTGGATATTACACGGGGACAAAACAGGATCGGGAAACAGTTGAGGCTGCGAAAGCTTTTGACAAATTTACTCAAGGGCCTTTAGTGTTAGAACAATGGGCTGAAGTCATTGCACGAGATCGCCTGCATATTCTAATTTTCCCCGAATTTGGTATGGAGCCGATGACAGTTCGCTTGGGATGTCAGAGATTGGCTCCCATCCAAATGACTTCTTGGGGACATCCAGACACCAGTGGGCTGCCAACAATTGACTACTACTTGAGTAGCGATCTCATGGAACCTCAAGATGCTCAAGACCACTATAGCGAGCAATTAGTTAGATTACCAAATCTATCGATCTACTATACCCCCTTAGATCTTCAACCTTTAGCAGTTAGCAAAAGAGATCTTGGCATCGAAAAAGATGAAATCATGTTCTGGTGCTGTCAAGCATTGTATAAATATTTGCCCCAGCATGATGATGTATTTCCTAGAATCGCTAAAGCCTTGGGAAGGTGCAAGTTTGTATTTATCAGACGCTACGTTAGCGAACAGGTCGCTAACGTTTTTTGCGATCGCTTAAGGCAGGCTTTTGAGAATTTCGACCTGAATTATCAGGACTACTGCACTTTTGTGTCTTCCATGGAAGCCAGAAAATTTGCTGGTACTGCAGCGATCGCAGATATTTTCCTAGATAGCATTGGTTGGTCTGGATGCAACTCAACTTTAGAAGCGATCGCTCACAACGTACCAGTGGTTACCTTCCCAGGGGATTTGATGCGGGGACGGCATACTATGGCCATACTGAAAATGATGGGCATAGAAGAAACGATTGCTGCCACTAAAGAAGAATATGTGAAAATTGCAGTGCTTTTGGGTCAAGATGCTCAATACCGTCAATATATCTCTCAGCAAATTGCGGAGAACAAGCACAAGTTATATAACGACTTAAAACCAGTCAGAGCACTAGAAGATTTTCTTTTTAAGGTGTTGAATAAGCCAAGACGATTTAGCTCTCAAGAAGTCGCTGAAATGTTCCAACTTGCAGTTCAACATCATCAAGCAAATCGCCTAGCTGAAGCAAAGCACCTCTATCATCAAGTTCTGGAAAAACAACCCGAGCATCCCGAGACTTTATACAGTTTAGGTATAATAGCGCAGCAATTGGGACAACTTCAAACAGCCGAGCAGTGGCTAAATAAAGCATCACGAGTACAACCAGATTCTGTTAAGACTTGGTTCAGTTTAGGAAATTTGCATTTCGCTCAACAGCAGTATTCTGAAGCAGCGATCGCTTACAGTCAAGCTTTAGCCTTACGACCAGATTCACTCCCAATTTATAATAACTTGGGCTACGCCCTGCAACAACAAGGACTATTTGACGAAGCCGTTCGTTACTATCAGAAAGCTTTAGAGTTGAAGCCAGACTTCATCGAAGCCGAGGCAAATTTGGGAAATGCATTGTTTGCCCAAGGAAAGCTGTCCTCGGACGAACAAACTTACTACGCACAATTAAATCACAAGTTGGGAGAGATCCGGGAAAGAGCAGGCGATTTGAAGACGGCGGAAGCTTACTATCGTCAGGCTCGAGAACTTGCTCCCGAAGAAGGACAATATTACATCAACCTCGGTAAGATCTACCAACAGCAAAAAGATTTCTCCCAAGCCATAGCTGTTTATCGCGAGGGATTAAAACGCCTCAATCCCCGGTATGCAGAAGCAGTCGCCACCTACCAAAGCCCGGAAACCATTCCCGTAACCCCACCCGTCACTTTAGGAGAAGTCACTGTTGGAGCATATCAATTTCCTGCCATTCCTCCCGTAGCCAACCCCGAGCAACCGCGCCCATTCTGGAGTGTGGTAATTCCCGTTTACAATCGCATTGACTATCTACTCGAATCTTTGGCAAGCGTGTTGATGCAATGGCAAGGGGAAGAGGAGATGGAAATTTTGGTGATGGATAATGGCAGTACACCGCCTCTATTTGAAATGGTCAACAGTCTTGGGAGAGGAGTCATCCGCTACTACAGAAACCCGGAAAATCTTGGTGTTATCACAAATCATAATATAGGCATTGCCTTGAGTCGGGGTCGCTGGATTCACGTGCTTCATGACGATGATTGTGTTCTTCCCGGTTTTTATTCTCGCCTACAACAAAATCTAGAAGCGTGTCCTGATTCTGTGGGAGCAGCTTTTACAGGTTTTGAAAATATCAATGATAAAGGGCAAGCGATTTTCACCCAACAAGTGTATGGAGAGTACAGAGGTATAGTTCATCAAGATTGGTTACAAAAGATTGGAGTCTCCAACCCATTAAATATGCCTGCGGTGGTTATTCGTCGAGATGCTCACGAACGGTTGGGAGGTTTCTCTCCTCAGTTGACATATACTCCTGATTGGGAATTATACAAACGTATTGCTTCTTTTTACGATTGGTGGTACGAACCGGGCATTTTAGCACGTTATCGAGAACATTCTAACAATATCACTACTAACCTTTTACTAACTCAAAATCAGGGAAAAGATATCCGTCATGCAATTGAAATTTCAGACAGCTATTTACCAGTGAGCGATCGCGCAACGATTACCGCCCGCTCTCGCAGCCATTACTGGGATTATTATATGAAGCAAGCCGTCTTTGTACTACAAGCAAACGATGTTGCTGGTGCTTTCCAAATGCTTCATGAGGCTCTCATAATAGATAGCTCTTCTGTCGCTGTCGCAAAGTTATTTACTTGGCTGACTCAAAACGAAACGTCTTTGCTAGGGAATGAGATTGCCTCAAGATTAATCTCACTGCCATTGAATGAGAGCGGAGCAAAAGTTTGA